The following coding sequences are from one Streptomyces dengpaensis window:
- a CDS encoding HAD family hydrolase translates to MTTQRRLRRTLWEGVRGICFDLGGTLVRPEAEPTTGQVAQLLGISLEEARAVMEQGAKRRRITPEGLARDLAAAFRRPALVGPLTHVLERARQRAAEPELFPDAQPALTALRERGFALFALTNSLGSSIPAEPPEAFRNLLDQVIYSAETGAVKPEREAFAAVEHASGLGPDRLLHVGDSPRADVAGAAAAGWHTAWLDRRMAGGPLMTSARTVRLHTLTTLPLLLPAGPAPAPATTSEASR, encoded by the coding sequence GTGACCACCCAGCGCCGGTTGCGCCGCACCCTCTGGGAGGGGGTACGTGGCATCTGCTTCGACCTGGGCGGCACCCTGGTACGTCCCGAGGCCGAGCCGACCACCGGCCAGGTCGCCCAGCTGCTGGGCATCTCGCTGGAAGAGGCCCGCGCGGTGATGGAACAGGGAGCGAAACGCCGCCGGATCACCCCCGAGGGCCTCGCCCGCGACCTGGCAGCCGCCTTCCGCCGCCCTGCTCTGGTCGGCCCGCTCACCCACGTGCTGGAACGGGCCCGGCAACGGGCCGCCGAGCCGGAGCTGTTCCCGGATGCCCAACCGGCACTGACCGCGCTGCGCGAGCGGGGCTTCGCGCTGTTCGCCCTGACTAACAGCCTCGGATCCTCCATCCCGGCCGAGCCCCCGGAGGCATTCCGCAACCTGCTGGATCAGGTGATTTATTCGGCCGAGACCGGCGCGGTCAAGCCCGAACGCGAAGCCTTCGCTGCCGTCGAACACGCCTCCGGGCTCGGCCCGGACCGTCTCCTGCACGTCGGGGACTCGCCCCGGGCGGATGTCGCCGGAGCCGCCGCGGCGGGCTGGCACACCGCGTGGCTGGACCGCCGCATGGCTGGCGGCCCGCTGATGACCTCCGCCCGCACCGTTCGCCTCCACACACTCACCACCCTTCCCCTGCTGCTGCCCGCCGGGCCCGCACCGGCCCCGGCGACGACCTCGGAGGCTTCCCGCTGA